One genomic region from Reichenbachiella ulvae encodes:
- a CDS encoding TonB-dependent receptor, protein MRAQSDKLSQVISISKQKYSVRSLLEKVLPENGVFVSYNDDIIPMDKQIVFKSKNGYKVESILEKICRNENLSFEVKEDQILIKFYDRPDSEYKYVISGSIKDVESGELLIGAAIYIPQLKTGVSTNAYGFYSFTLTKGVYNLEISYIGYEAQSLFIDINKNLKRNVELTPKSIELTELHVDELNPLDIKAHSILSSTNRIDMNMAKQIPYLGEVDVFQSSLLLPGITNIGEGVSGINVRGGNSDQNLILMDEAMLYSSNHFFGLISIFNPDAVKDVEILKGDFPAKYGGRTSAVMHVRQKEGNERETQVSGGIGLLTSRLMVEGPMLNNKASYLLSGRSTFWDLILRNLKNPDFNDIRANFQDVNGKVKFNINSKNKIYLSGYWGADATKIGTDAYQTWGNRMVSFRWNSILRKKHFFNTTAYYSGYRYRYVENEEFRDFTGRISIDDFSLKLDVNSYLNPNNILEWGASSIYHKLLPGELISGELDTSGNEFKLEDETGIESSIYLSSENRIGSRITTLLGLRVSHFLNNAESDVYIYQPNVPKSVETITDTLKAGNKESKTSFWNILPRASLKLLLLENTSAKISYSSSVQYMHLLSNFSSPTSSDNWVMTGRNINPTEMYQGTLGVYRYFPSLEMNVSAELYYRRLDDVIDYKNGANLFLNPQVETELIFGDERAYGMELFVKKTFGRWTGWVGYTLSRVERKFDSQFEELTINEGNYFPSDFDRTHDFALTMVFNANEKWSFSSNFVFYTGRPYSFPDSKYEFDGILIPNYPSKNQDRLSNYHRLDLSATCKLGEYKRTGQKRGYESNLVFSVYNVYARKNAQAYFFSEDEDRTGKPVVNQLSVLAFPVPSITYNFIF, encoded by the coding sequence CCAAACAGAAGTACTCAGTCCGGTCTTTATTGGAGAAGGTTTTGCCAGAAAATGGTGTGTTTGTTTCTTACAATGATGACATCATTCCAATGGATAAACAAATTGTATTCAAATCAAAAAATGGATACAAGGTGGAGTCAATTCTGGAAAAGATTTGTAGAAATGAAAACTTGAGTTTTGAGGTAAAGGAAGATCAAATCCTGATCAAATTTTATGATAGGCCAGATAGTGAGTACAAATATGTAATCAGTGGCTCGATTAAAGATGTTGAATCAGGAGAGTTGTTAATAGGTGCTGCCATATACATTCCACAATTAAAGACCGGGGTTTCGACCAATGCCTATGGGTTCTATTCTTTTACCTTAACCAAAGGTGTTTACAATCTGGAAATCAGCTATATCGGATATGAAGCTCAATCGCTTTTTATCGATATCAATAAAAACCTCAAAAGAAATGTTGAACTCACCCCCAAATCCATTGAGTTAACAGAATTACATGTAGATGAGTTAAACCCATTAGATATCAAAGCCCATTCAATACTATCAAGTACGAATAGGATAGATATGAATATGGCTAAGCAAATACCGTATTTAGGTGAGGTTGATGTATTTCAAAGTTCATTGTTACTTCCGGGCATTACTAATATTGGTGAGGGGGTTTCTGGAATCAATGTTAGGGGAGGTAATTCAGATCAAAATCTTATTTTGATGGATGAGGCAATGCTTTATAGCTCTAATCATTTTTTTGGTTTGATTTCAATTTTTAACCCCGATGCTGTCAAGGATGTCGAAATATTAAAAGGTGATTTCCCTGCAAAATATGGAGGAAGGACATCTGCAGTAATGCACGTCAGACAAAAGGAAGGGAATGAAAGAGAGACTCAGGTTTCTGGAGGGATTGGTTTACTCACTAGTCGCTTGATGGTTGAAGGGCCAATGCTGAATAATAAGGCCAGTTACCTGTTATCTGGTCGCTCTACCTTTTGGGATTTGATCTTAAGAAATTTGAAAAATCCAGATTTTAATGATATCCGTGCCAATTTTCAAGATGTTAATGGTAAAGTTAAATTCAATATCAATTCAAAGAATAAAATTTACCTTTCTGGTTATTGGGGAGCGGATGCAACCAAAATCGGGACAGATGCTTATCAAACCTGGGGTAACCGGATGGTATCATTTCGATGGAATAGCATTTTAAGGAAAAAGCATTTCTTTAATACTACAGCATACTATTCAGGATACCGTTACAGGTATGTCGAGAATGAAGAGTTCAGGGATTTTACGGGAAGAATTTCCATTGATGATTTTTCATTAAAGCTAGATGTAAACAGCTATTTGAATCCCAACAATATTCTGGAATGGGGTGCCTCAAGTATCTATCACAAACTATTACCTGGAGAATTAATATCTGGTGAATTGGATACGTCGGGCAATGAATTCAAACTGGAAGATGAAACAGGAATAGAATCTTCAATTTATCTGTCTTCAGAAAATAGAATTGGATCAAGGATAACAACCCTGCTAGGGTTACGAGTATCACATTTTCTCAATAATGCGGAATCTGATGTTTACATCTATCAACCAAATGTTCCTAAGAGTGTAGAGACGATTACGGATACTTTGAAAGCGGGTAATAAGGAAAGTAAAACGAGTTTTTGGAATATCCTTCCTAGAGCTTCTTTGAAGCTTCTCTTGTTAGAAAATACCTCAGCAAAGATTAGTTATAGTAGTTCTGTACAGTATATGCATTTGTTGTCCAATTTCTCCTCGCCAACATCTTCTGATAATTGGGTTATGACTGGACGCAATATTAACCCAACTGAGATGTATCAGGGTACTTTGGGAGTATATCGGTACTTCCCATCCTTAGAGATGAATGTTTCTGCAGAGCTGTATTATCGTAGACTAGATGACGTAATTGATTATAAAAATGGGGCTAATTTGTTTTTGAATCCACAGGTAGAAACAGAGTTGATTTTTGGAGATGAGAGAGCTTATGGGATGGAACTTTTTGTTAAGAAGACTTTTGGTCGATGGACAGGGTGGGTAGGATACACGCTTTCTCGAGTAGAAAGAAAGTTTGATAGTCAATTTGAAGAATTAACCATCAATGAAGGCAACTATTTCCCTTCAGATTTTGACAGAACACATGATTTTGCTTTGACAATGGTGTTTAATGCCAATGAGAAGTGGAGCTTTTCGTCCAATTTTGTTTTTTATACAGGTCGACCTTACTCTTTCCCTGATTCCAAATATGAGTTTGATGGGATCTTAATTCCGAATTATCCTTCGAAAAACCAAGACCGCCTGAGTAATTACCATCGTTTGGATTTGTCTGCTACTTGTAAATTAGGTGAGTATAAACGAACGGGTCAAAAAAGAGGATATGAATCCAATTTGGTTTTCTCAGTCTACAATGTCTACGCCAGAAAGAATGCGCAAGCTTACTTTTTTAGTGAGGATGAAGATCGAACGGGTAAACCTGTTGTGAATCAGCTATCTGTTCTAGCATTTCCTGTTCCGTCTATCACCTACAATTTTATATTCTAA